From Draconibacterium halophilum, one genomic window encodes:
- a CDS encoding L-serine ammonia-lyase: MESIKEIYKIGHGPSSSHTMGPKKAAEKFLAENKNADRFEVTLFGSLAATGKGHLTDYAIEQSFGNRPLQINWEPKTFLPGHPNAMRFKAFSSESELLKDWTCYSVGGGAIIDDFTKSETVEVYEHTTMAEILDWCNRNGKSFWEYVAEFEEPDIWDYLEEVLHVMFDSIKRGLKTDGVLPGGLKLPRKAQSFNTKGHNFATPFKRRSQLFSYALAVMEENAAGGKIVAAPTCGASGVLPAILKYFKKIHKSDKTTILRALATAGVIGNLVKTNASISGAEVGCQGEVGTACAMASGAATQMMGGTIYQIEYSAEMGLEHHLGLTCDPVAGLVQIPCIERNAFAAERAVSHNNYALLTDGRHRISFDEVVETMYKTGIDLQSKYRETSEGGLAIFDALPNC, encoded by the coding sequence ATGGAATCGATAAAAGAAATCTACAAAATAGGACATGGCCCTTCCAGCAGTCATACGATGGGGCCCAAAAAAGCTGCCGAGAAGTTTTTGGCGGAAAACAAAAATGCAGATCGTTTTGAGGTAACCTTGTTTGGCAGTCTGGCAGCTACAGGAAAAGGCCACCTCACCGATTATGCCATCGAACAAAGTTTCGGCAATCGTCCATTGCAAATTAACTGGGAACCAAAAACCTTTCTTCCCGGACATCCAAATGCCATGCGTTTCAAGGCTTTTAGCAGTGAAAGTGAGCTGTTGAAAGACTGGACATGTTACAGCGTTGGCGGTGGTGCTATTATTGATGATTTCACCAAATCGGAAACCGTTGAGGTGTACGAGCATACCACCATGGCCGAAATATTAGACTGGTGTAACCGTAACGGAAAAAGTTTCTGGGAATATGTTGCCGAATTCGAAGAACCGGACATCTGGGACTATTTGGAGGAAGTTTTGCATGTAATGTTCGACAGTATTAAACGCGGTTTGAAAACCGATGGAGTATTGCCGGGTGGTTTAAAACTTCCACGAAAAGCGCAGAGTTTCAATACTAAAGGGCATAACTTTGCAACACCTTTTAAGCGACGTTCGCAACTGTTTTCCTATGCATTGGCAGTTATGGAAGAAAATGCTGCCGGTGGAAAAATAGTAGCTGCACCAACTTGTGGTGCCAGTGGTGTTCTGCCTGCCATTTTAAAGTATTTTAAAAAAATTCACAAAAGCGACAAAACAACCATTCTTAGGGCACTGGCAACCGCCGGCGTTATTGGGAACCTTGTAAAAACAAACGCATCAATATCGGGAGCTGAAGTAGGTTGCCAGGGAGAGGTTGGAACCGCATGTGCAATGGCGTCAGGCGCCGCTACGCAAATGATGGGCGGTACCATTTATCAAATTGAATATTCCGCAGAAATGGGCCTCGAACATCACCTGGGACTTACCTGCGATCCGGTAGCTGGATTGGTGCAAATTCCGTGTATCGAGCGTAATGCATTTGCTGCTGAACGTGCGGTATCTCATAACAATTACGCTTTACTAACCGACGGACGTCACCGGATTAGTTTTGATGAAGTGGTGGAAACCATGTATAAAACAGGAATAGA